The Candidatus Omnitrophota bacterium genomic interval TCCAGGGCCGCCGCGGCCACCCTGCCGGACTTAAGATGCTTGGCCAGAGCTTTCTCGTCTATTATGCCGCCGCGCGCCGCATTTATGATACGTACGCCCTTTTTCATTTTCTTGAAGGCTTTCTCGTCGATAAGATGCCTGGTCTCGTCGGTAAGCGGAGTATGTATGGTTATGAAATCGGCCTGACGAAAAAGAACGTCCAGGTCAACAGGCTCTATATTCAACGATTTGGCCTTTTCCTCAGAGAGAAAAGGATCGAAAGCGACTATCTTCATCCCGAAGCTGAGCGCGCGTTTGGCGAATTCGGTCCCTATGCGTCCCAGTCCTATGATACCGAGAACCTTGCCGTAGAGCTCCACTCCCATGAACTTCTTCCTGTCCCACTTGCCGCCCTTGACGGAGTGGCTCGCCTGGGGGATGTTACGGGACATCGAGACCATCAAGCTGAAAGCAAGTTCCGCCGTCGATATGGTATTGCCCGCCGGTGCGTTCATGACAACGATGCCTTTTTTCGAGGCGGCTTCTATATCCACGTTATCCAGACCTACTCCCGCCCGGCCGATGACCTGCAGCTTGTCCGCCGCATCTATGATCTTTTTGGTGACGGTAGTGCCGCTCCTTATGATCAGGGCGTCATACCCCTTGATCTTCTTGGCAAGTTCAGTTTCAGAAAGTTTGGATACTTCGTCCACCTGGAAGGACTTGTTCTCCTTGAGCAGGTTCACGCCTTCTTTGGCTAGAGGGTCGCTTATCAGTATCTTTATTTTCCTGGCCATACCGCATCATCTCCTTCGACATCTGATCACTTCAACAATTCCTGAGCCTTACCCACACCCTTGCCCAGTTCTATATCATAACCCAGCTGGCTAAGCACCATTTCAACTCCGGCAAGAGCACTTATTGTATCATATTCGTCCATATATCCGAGATGGGCAATGCGGAATATTTTCCCTTTGAGCTCAGCCTGCCCGCCGGCTATGGTAACTCCCTGTTCATCGCGCATTTTCTTCACCAGAGCGGCACCGTCGACACCCTCCGGTACTTTTACGGCGGTGACCGCGTTGGATGGTCTGGCCGCGAAGGGTTCCAGACCCATGGCCTTGACGGCTTCCCTTGTAGCGTTCGCAAGGCGGCCGTGCCGCTTGAGGACCGCATCAAGCCCCTCTTCCAGCATGATGTTCAGAACTTCATCAAGCCCCATTATCAGCGATACCGCGGGCGTCCAGGGAGTGTCATCCTTGGCATGGGACTTCAATGCCGCCTTCAGGCTGAAGTAATATTTAGGAAGGTCCGAGCTTTCCACGAGCTTCTGGGCCTTGGGACTTATACTCAACAACCCCAGTCCCGGCGGGAGCATGAGCCCCTTCTGGGAACCGCTCACTACCACGTCAACGCCCCATTCATCCGGTTTTATCTCATCGGCCGAAAGACCGCTGACCGCGTCCACCACGAACACCGCGTCCGTTGAGGAGACGACCCCTGCCAGGGCCTTTATATCGTTGACCACGCCGGTCGAAGTTTCACAGAGCGTGCCGAAAACCGCTTTTACACCCGGGTTATCCCCCAGGAGCTTTTCCACTTCTGCCGGATCCGCCGCCTCGCCCCAAGTCACATCATAGGGTACTACCTCTACCCCGTATGCCTCGCATATCTCGGCGAACCTTTGTCCGAACTTACCGCCTTTTATCACGATCGCCTTATCGCCCTTGGAAAGCAGGTTCACTACCGCCGCCTCCATGGCCCCGGAACCGCTGGAAGCGAAAATAAGGACCGGGTTCTCGGTGTTGAACACTTTCTTGAGCTTGACGTTTACTTCTTTCAGAACAGATTTGAACTGAGGGGTCCTGTGATGGATAATCGTATCGGCCATCCTTAAAAGAACCTTCTCCGGCACCGGCGTCGGCCCGGGTGACATCAATCTGTACTTTCTCATCTCCATCACTCCTCCTTCTATGATTCGTTCAGCATTTTGCATATTACTTCTCTATGTCAGAGATGACCTGGTCAACAACACCGTAATCGCGGGCCTCTTCAGCGCTCATGAAGTAATCCCTGTCGGTGTCTTTCTTGATGCGGTCATGCGACTGGCC includes:
- a CDS encoding aminotransferase class V-fold PLP-dependent enzyme yields the protein MEMRKYRLMSPGPTPVPEKVLLRMADTIIHHRTPQFKSVLKEVNVKLKKVFNTENPVLIFASSGSGAMEAAVVNLLSKGDKAIVIKGGKFGQRFAEICEAYGVEVVPYDVTWGEAADPAEVEKLLGDNPGVKAVFGTLCETSTGVVNDIKALAGVVSSTDAVFVVDAVSGLSADEIKPDEWGVDVVVSGSQKGLMLPPGLGLLSISPKAQKLVESSDLPKYYFSLKAALKSHAKDDTPWTPAVSLIMGLDEVLNIMLEEGLDAVLKRHGRLANATREAVKAMGLEPFAARPSNAVTAVKVPEGVDGAALVKKMRDEQGVTIAGGQAELKGKIFRIAHLGYMDEYDTISALAGVEMVLSQLGYDIELGKGVGKAQELLK